One Prolixibacteraceae bacterium DNA segment encodes these proteins:
- a CDS encoding TonB-dependent receptor, producing MRQLSLKKHRAMLLKGVLFLFVMVMNISVFAQEKQISGTVLDETKQPVPGATVLVEGTNRGTITDFDGNFTLKVPNPKSAILSISFIGYTTQKTPVKDQNNFNIELTQSTIAINEVVAVGYGVMKKSDLTGSTVGVKSDDIVQAKTSSVNEALQGKMSGVAISSNSGAPGGDMKIRIRGSNSINGDNDPLVVIDGIIGGTLKELNPNDIASIEVLKDASSTAIYGSRGANGVILVTTKSGKAGETKVSYNGFMGIQSISKKMDVMDAATYANLVNEKRVAEGGSAKYTADQIEGYQTNGGNDWQDDVYRNAVMQNHDMSVSGGTEKTRFLISGQFLDQEGIIKNSNYERYSFRANLETELSDKLTMNTRISGYQSTDNPYNLKWANGSISMDALSFEPTNNAYDENGEYVESEFATVNNPVADYEELNAETKKDGLDLNLSFSYQILPTLTLKVIGGSSKKSSDVYSYNSKYTYGGQGTNGKANISNSWNSSWQNTNMLTYIDSFGDHNLNVTLVNEQSGYKRRSNGTTVTDFDVNLGYDDISLGSNSINPRSAYSESTLMSFLSRVNYSFKDKYLLTAAIRADGSSKFADNSKWGYFPSASFAWRASEEPFIQNIEAISNLKFRTSYGVTGSQAINPYQSHAVMDPGVNYPINGESNSVGNVLVRFDNPNLTWETTSQFNIGADVSLLDGMISITADYYSKETTDLLLLVPVPNYTGFDTELKNVGSLSNKGWDFSVQMNLGNKDFRWNGNLTASTNRSEIIDLSGRDNIIFDNGDMNTILEPNSQFGQFYGYKYEGVWKSSEVAEAAVYGAVSGDAKFHDLNNDNVINSDDRQVIGNALPKWQFGFANNFSYKNWDMSLMFTASIGNDIYNGVNARMMGVVNSDPTSTDILNHWTPENQDSDIPGFSKTNAKTVAYQAESSRFIEDGSFLRLKNITLGYTFNAKNENAIFSSIRVYASGQNLFTLTNYKGYDPEVSNGGGDQTPGYDTAPFPMAKVGSIGVNINF from the coding sequence ATGAGGCAATTGAGTTTAAAGAAGCATCGTGCAATGCTGTTGAAAGGTGTATTGTTTCTATTCGTTATGGTAATGAATATTTCTGTTTTTGCACAAGAGAAACAGATTTCAGGTACAGTACTAGACGAAACGAAACAACCTGTTCCAGGTGCCACAGTCTTGGTAGAAGGGACTAATCGGGGTACTATAACGGATTTCGATGGTAACTTTACTTTAAAAGTTCCAAATCCTAAAAGTGCTATTCTAAGTATTTCATTCATTGGTTATACTACCCAAAAAACACCAGTGAAAGATCAAAACAATTTCAATATTGAATTGACACAGAGTACGATTGCAATAAATGAAGTCGTTGCCGTTGGATATGGTGTGATGAAAAAGAGTGATTTGACGGGCTCTACTGTTGGGGTAAAGTCGGACGATATTGTTCAAGCAAAAACATCTTCTGTAAATGAAGCACTTCAAGGAAAGATGTCTGGGGTTGCTATTAGCTCTAATAGTGGGGCTCCAGGTGGGGATATGAAAATTAGAATTCGTGGTTCCAACTCGATCAATGGAGACAATGATCCTTTGGTGGTGATCGATGGAATTATTGGAGGAACTCTAAAAGAGTTGAATCCGAACGATATCGCATCGATTGAGGTGTTGAAAGATGCTTCTTCTACTGCAATCTATGGTTCAAGAGGAGCTAATGGTGTAATTCTTGTGACTACCAAATCAGGAAAAGCGGGCGAAACAAAAGTTAGTTATAATGGCTTTATGGGTATCCAAAGTATCTCTAAGAAGATGGATGTAATGGATGCTGCGACCTATGCAAACCTAGTAAATGAAAAGAGGGTAGCAGAAGGTGGAAGTGCTAAATATACAGCAGATCAAATTGAAGGATACCAGACAAATGGTGGAAATGATTGGCAAGATGATGTTTACCGAAATGCTGTGATGCAGAATCACGATATGTCGGTTTCTGGGGGAACAGAGAAGACTCGTTTTCTAATATCGGGGCAGTTTCTAGATCAAGAGGGTATCATCAAAAATTCGAACTATGAGAGATATTCTTTTCGTGCGAATTTGGAGACCGAACTATCGGATAAACTGACCATGAATACACGTATTTCAGGATATCAATCTACAGATAATCCATATAATCTAAAGTGGGCAAATGGAAGTATCTCGATGGATGCTTTGAGTTTTGAGCCAACAAATAATGCTTATGATGAAAATGGTGAGTATGTGGAATCTGAATTTGCAACGGTAAATAATCCTGTGGCAGATTATGAAGAGTTGAATGCTGAGACAAAAAAGGATGGATTGGATTTAAACCTCTCTTTCTCTTATCAAATTCTTCCTACTTTAACTTTAAAGGTAATTGGGGGTTCATCAAAAAAGTCAAGCGATGTATATAGCTATAACAGCAAGTATACTTATGGAGGTCAAGGGACAAATGGTAAAGCCAACATCTCGAACTCGTGGAATAGTAGCTGGCAAAATACCAATATGTTGACTTATATTGATTCATTTGGTGATCACAATCTGAATGTGACTTTAGTGAATGAGCAGTCAGGTTATAAGCGTAGAAGTAATGGAACAACAGTCACCGATTTTGATGTGAACTTAGGGTATGATGATATCTCTTTGGGATCTAATAGTATCAACCCAAGATCTGCTTATTCTGAGTCGACATTGATGTCGTTCCTTTCACGTGTAAACTACTCTTTTAAAGATAAGTATTTATTAACTGCTGCTATTCGTGCGGATGGATCTTCAAAATTTGCGGATAACAGTAAATGGGGATATTTCCCTTCTGCTTCTTTTGCTTGGAGAGCATCTGAAGAGCCTTTTATTCAAAATATTGAGGCAATTAGCAACTTGAAGTTTAGAACAAGTTATGGTGTGACAGGTAGTCAAGCGATCAATCCTTATCAATCACATGCTGTGATGGATCCAGGTGTAAACTATCCTATTAATGGCGAGTCAAACTCAGTAGGTAATGTTCTTGTTCGATTTGATAATCCAAATTTGACATGGGAAACAACTTCTCAGTTTAATATTGGAGCCGATGTCTCTCTATTAGATGGTATGATTAGCATTACTGCAGATTACTATAGCAAAGAGACTACGGATCTACTTCTTTTGGTTCCGGTTCCTAACTATACTGGTTTTGATACAGAACTAAAGAATGTGGGTTCTTTAAGTAATAAAGGATGGGACTTCTCTGTTCAGATGAATCTAGGAAACAAAGATTTTAGATGGAATGGTAATCTTACTGCCTCTACCAACCGCTCTGAGATTATCGATTTGAGTGGAAGAGACAACATCATCTTTGATAATGGTGATATGAATACAATTCTTGAACCAAATAGCCAATTTGGTCAATTCTATGGCTACAAATATGAAGGAGTTTGGAAGAGTTCTGAAGTAGCTGAGGCAGCAGTTTATGGTGCAGTATCTGGGGATGCGAAATTCCATGATCTGAATAATGACAATGTAATCAATTCAGATGACCGTCAGGTGATTGGTAACGCACTACCAAAATGGCAGTTTGGGTTTGCAAATAATTTTAGCTACAAGAACTGGGATATGTCTTTGATGTTTACAGCATCCATAGGGAATGATATTTATAATGGGGTGAATGCTCGAATGATGGGCGTCGTAAACTCAGATCCAACAAGTACTGATATCCTAAATCATTGGACTCCAGAAAATCAAGATTCTGATATTCCAGGATTTAGTAAAACAAATGCTAAAACGGTAGCTTACCAAGCTGAATCATCACGATTTATTGAAGATGGATCTTTCCTAAGATTAAAGAATATTACTTTAGGTTACACATTCAATGCCAAGAATGAGAACGCTATCTTTAGTTCTATTCGTGTATATGCATCAGGACAAAATCTGTTTACTCTAACGAACTATAAAGGATATGATCCTGAAGTAAGTAATGGTGGTGGAGACCAAACTCCTGGTTACGATACTGCTCCTTTCCCAATGGCTAAAGTGGGAAGTATTGGGGTGAATATCAATTTCTAA